A region of Salinibacter sp. 10B DNA encodes the following proteins:
- a CDS encoding GntR family transcriptional regulator, producing the protein MPRIELDSTSKRPVREQLIEQLRYLIATGHYQVNDTLPSTRTLGDQLDISFHTVRKAYQELEEEGLLEAKVGSGYTVQERTPLAKSERIERGAKVVNETLQTLVGLGLSEAEIEALFQEQANLLDHSNLERKLVVVGPHPELNAMYAEQLRSALQQSVRPISLSQLERHQDADYAFAPYPFLSEVLRNLPRGDTLGFVTHVPSRVLERTARLLDREALGLVTRYRDTIPPLSEELRTDTAYGGQVIAASIEEGVEHLPNVIEQTDLLLYTPESKRRLLPFLGDNEDLDAVELEMIVSSDSIDAIGESVPA; encoded by the coding sequence ATGCCTCGTATTGAATTGGACTCTACGTCAAAACGGCCTGTTCGCGAACAGTTGATCGAGCAGCTGCGCTACCTCATCGCTACAGGCCACTACCAGGTAAACGACACTCTTCCGTCCACTCGGACCTTGGGGGATCAGCTTGATATCTCCTTCCATACCGTCCGAAAAGCCTACCAGGAGCTGGAAGAAGAAGGTCTCCTCGAAGCGAAAGTCGGAAGCGGATACACCGTCCAGGAACGAACGCCCCTCGCGAAGAGCGAACGCATCGAACGCGGCGCAAAAGTCGTGAATGAGACGCTCCAAACGCTGGTGGGACTGGGCCTGAGTGAAGCAGAGATCGAGGCCCTTTTCCAGGAACAAGCCAATCTGCTGGATCACAGTAATTTAGAGCGCAAGCTCGTGGTGGTGGGCCCTCATCCGGAGCTGAATGCCATGTATGCTGAGCAGCTCCGTTCGGCTCTGCAGCAGTCCGTACGTCCCATCTCCCTCTCACAGCTAGAGCGACACCAAGACGCAGATTACGCCTTTGCTCCGTACCCGTTCTTATCAGAAGTGCTCCGAAATCTACCGCGGGGAGACACCCTGGGATTCGTCACACACGTGCCGTCTCGTGTACTGGAGCGAACGGCCCGTCTCTTGGACCGGGAAGCACTGGGGCTCGTGACCCGATACCGTGACACCATTCCTCCTCTTTCTGAAGAGCTCCGAACCGACACTGCGTATGGGGGCCAGGTGATTGCCGCCTCCATCGAAGAAGGTGTCGAACATCTCCCCAACGTAATAGAACAGACGGACCTTCTACTGTACACGCCCGAAAGCAAGCGACGCCTGCTTCCGTTCCTCGGAGACAATGAAGACCTGGATGCCGTCGAGCTCGAGATGATCGTCAGTTCGGACTCGATAGACGCAATTGGCGAGTCGGTCCCTGCATAG